Proteins from a single region of Aureibacter tunicatorum:
- a CDS encoding DUF58 domain-containing protein — translation MKEIFQKLRNYEIKIRKAIKSHMQGDFHSIFRGSGIEFDDVRVYQYGDDVRAIDWKVSAKGVGTYVKTYKEDKEQNVMFLIDVSASQDIGKKGSKKMDIAKEICGVLTLSATKENSSTGLICYSDQKELYIKPNKGMRHAYESITKLHHLQPKSRKTNLNDAIKFTLNFLKRRSIVILISDFIDEDYQHQLKGLAGSHDLVVIHITDTTEANLPKLGIIPLFDKESQSTIWVNTSSNEFREKVYGKFSKGHNDLQELCLRNQADYLKVITNQEYVSRLIKLFKIRNKTKKRAR, via the coding sequence GTGAAAGAAATCTTCCAAAAGCTTCGCAACTACGAAATAAAAATACGAAAAGCGATCAAATCCCACATGCAAGGGGACTTTCATTCGATATTCAGAGGCTCTGGGATAGAGTTTGACGATGTAAGAGTGTATCAATATGGCGATGATGTAAGAGCCATAGATTGGAAAGTTTCCGCTAAAGGAGTTGGCACTTATGTCAAAACATACAAAGAAGACAAGGAGCAAAATGTCATGTTTCTTATCGATGTGAGCGCCTCGCAAGACATTGGCAAGAAAGGGTCTAAAAAGATGGACATTGCCAAGGAAATATGTGGAGTATTGACCCTTTCGGCTACCAAAGAAAATAGTTCCACCGGTCTTATTTGCTACTCGGATCAAAAAGAGTTGTATATCAAGCCGAATAAAGGAATGAGGCATGCGTATGAAAGCATTACAAAGCTTCATCATCTCCAGCCTAAATCCCGCAAGACGAATTTGAATGATGCGATAAAATTCACCTTGAACTTTCTTAAAAGAAGAAGCATTGTGATATTGATTTCCGACTTTATCGATGAGGATTACCAGCATCAACTCAAAGGCTTGGCAGGATCCCACGACTTGGTAGTCATCCATATCACAGACACCACGGAAGCCAACCTTCCAAAGCTTGGCATCATCCCTCTCTTCGACAAAGAAAGCCAAAGCACAATTTGGGTGAACACTTCATCGAACGAATTCAGGGAAAAGGTCTATGGAAAATTCAGCAAAGGCCACAATGATTTGCAAGAGCTCTGCTTAAGAAATCAAGCCGACTACCTGAAAGTCATCACAAATCAGGAATACGTTTCCCGATTAATAAAGCTTTTTAAAATTAGAAATAAAACGAAAAAACGTGCGCGTTAA
- a CDS encoding DUF4296 domain-containing protein translates to MKNIIFAVLLAIIAIACDKKKTNVVVKPKPLLTEHQMALILRDIYVAEGKVNYLKISRDSSKKLMEKVQVQIMDNYDIDTSIYKRNMEYYASNLRDLEKIYQEVLDSVNVMETNVKAKKGESGKGNDSGPPKNKKKP, encoded by the coding sequence TTGAAAAATATAATATTCGCTGTTCTGCTGGCGATAATTGCTATTGCGTGCGATAAAAAGAAAACGAATGTAGTGGTCAAGCCGAAGCCTTTATTGACAGAGCATCAAATGGCCTTGATTCTTAGAGATATCTATGTGGCTGAAGGCAAAGTGAATTATTTGAAAATAAGCAGGGATTCCTCCAAAAAATTAATGGAGAAAGTTCAAGTTCAAATAATGGACAATTATGATATTGATACTTCCATTTACAAGCGAAATATGGAATATTATGCCAGTAACCTACGAGATTTGGAGAAAATTTATCAAGAGGTGCTGGATAGTGTCAATGTCATGGAGACAAATGTCAAGGCTAAGAAAGGAGAGTCTGGCAAAGGGAATGACAGCGGACCTCCCAAGAACAAGAAAAAGCCATAG
- a CDS encoding endonuclease MutS2 produces the protein MIYPKNIESKIGFDQIRELLKEECLSNLGVSFVDKVRFSSDFHLIDKLLKQTEEFRRILVTGESFPSTNYLDVTEALNKIRVEGSFLLEEEFFDLKLSLKTILSCMRFFKDNEEEYPLLSQLSGAVEVDLSLSSEIDSKIDDKGQLRNNASSELQRIRGSIVSFQQQLRKTMDSLIRQAKKNGYAPDDMSLTIRDGRMVMPVYSTYKRKVKGFIHDESATGQTVYLEPAEVLELNNEIKELEYEERREIIRILMALTDRLRPHIEPLLRSFHFLGMVDFIRAKAKFAIRIEASLPTLVKRRLVDWRDTRHALLYLAHQELNKPIVPMNMELDHEQRIVLISGPNAGGKSVTLKTVALTQYMVQCGLLPSMREDSVVGVFKSVFIDIGDEQSIENDLSTYSSHLTNMHFFLRFADKGTLFLIDEFGTGTEPQFGGAIAEAILEQLHGNKAYGVINTHYSNLKKFAEKQKHIVNAAMRFDLNKLEPTYQLEIGQPGSSYAFEIAKKIGLSNAVIDSAKSKMGYTQVRYDKLLSELEHEKAKVRKHNVEIERKNRRLEKAIQDYEELKDRVDTKKKDILNSARNEASQILNLANREVEKTIRTIKEKNAEKAATKKARENLESIKEKVKPKQQQLKKSATEEIVKEAGEIVSGVLVRVKGQSTVGEVLAIRGKDAEVALGGLTSKIKVNRLERVSRKLQRQLEHEKEKNTGVTQSFKGLDINKKMANFTNNLDLRGKRVEEAYTLLESFLDEASMLGIPELRIVHGKGDGILKEFVRQQLRNYSKRIKFADEHVERGGAGVTVVTM, from the coding sequence ATGATATACCCTAAAAATATAGAATCAAAAATAGGTTTTGATCAAATAAGAGAGTTGCTCAAAGAGGAATGTCTGAGTAATCTTGGCGTGTCGTTTGTCGACAAGGTAAGGTTTTCTTCAGATTTTCATTTGATCGATAAACTATTAAAACAGACAGAGGAATTTAGAAGAATATTAGTGACAGGGGAAAGCTTCCCATCGACCAACTATTTGGATGTCACGGAAGCTTTGAATAAAATTAGAGTGGAAGGCTCATTCTTATTGGAAGAAGAGTTTTTTGATTTGAAGTTGTCGCTGAAGACTATCTTGTCATGCATGAGGTTTTTCAAGGACAATGAAGAAGAGTATCCTCTGTTGTCTCAACTTAGTGGTGCCGTTGAGGTGGATTTGTCATTGTCGTCTGAGATAGATTCAAAAATCGATGATAAAGGTCAACTTAGAAATAATGCAAGTTCGGAACTTCAAAGAATAAGGGGCTCTATAGTAAGCTTTCAACAACAGTTGAGAAAAACCATGGATAGCTTGATTCGTCAGGCTAAGAAGAATGGTTATGCCCCTGACGATATGTCATTGACTATTAGAGATGGCCGAATGGTCATGCCTGTTTATTCGACATATAAAAGAAAAGTAAAAGGCTTTATCCATGACGAATCCGCAACGGGACAAACGGTGTATTTAGAGCCAGCTGAAGTGTTGGAGTTGAACAATGAGATCAAAGAACTTGAATATGAAGAACGTAGAGAAATAATCAGAATATTAATGGCTTTGACGGATAGGTTGAGGCCTCATATTGAGCCATTATTGCGTTCGTTTCATTTCTTGGGAATGGTTGATTTTATTAGGGCAAAGGCAAAGTTCGCTATTAGAATTGAGGCAAGTTTGCCTACTTTGGTAAAAAGAAGACTTGTTGACTGGAGAGATACTCGTCATGCTTTGCTTTATTTGGCGCATCAGGAGCTTAATAAGCCAATTGTGCCAATGAATATGGAGCTTGATCATGAGCAGCGAATAGTCTTGATCTCTGGTCCAAACGCCGGTGGTAAATCAGTGACATTGAAAACTGTGGCCTTGACTCAATATATGGTGCAATGCGGATTGTTGCCTTCTATGAGGGAAGATTCGGTTGTCGGCGTATTCAAAAGTGTATTCATTGATATTGGCGATGAGCAATCTATTGAAAATGACTTAAGTACATATAGTTCTCACCTGACGAATATGCACTTTTTTCTCAGGTTTGCCGATAAAGGCACATTGTTCTTGATAGATGAGTTTGGTACAGGTACCGAGCCTCAGTTTGGAGGAGCGATAGCGGAAGCTATTTTGGAGCAGTTGCATGGGAATAAGGCTTATGGCGTTATTAATACGCACTACAGCAATTTGAAAAAGTTCGCTGAGAAACAAAAGCATATTGTGAATGCGGCTATGCGTTTTGATTTGAATAAATTGGAGCCTACGTATCAACTTGAGATTGGTCAGCCAGGAAGCTCTTACGCTTTTGAAATCGCAAAGAAAATAGGACTTTCCAATGCGGTAATTGATTCCGCTAAAAGCAAGATGGGTTATACTCAAGTAAGGTATGACAAGTTGCTTAGCGAGCTGGAGCATGAAAAAGCGAAAGTTCGAAAGCATAATGTTGAGATCGAACGTAAAAATAGAAGACTGGAAAAAGCTATTCAGGACTATGAGGAGTTAAAAGATCGCGTGGATACCAAGAAGAAGGATATTCTTAATTCCGCAAGAAATGAGGCTTCTCAAATATTGAATTTGGCCAACCGTGAGGTGGAAAAGACGATCAGGACCATCAAGGAAAAGAATGCTGAGAAAGCAGCGACAAAAAAAGCCAGAGAAAACCTGGAGTCCATAAAAGAAAAAGTGAAGCCAAAACAGCAACAACTTAAAAAATCAGCAACTGAGGAAATTGTAAAAGAAGCTGGCGAAATAGTATCAGGCGTATTGGTAAGGGTGAAAGGCCAATCCACAGTTGGAGAAGTATTGGCGATAAGGGGGAAAGATGCTGAAGTTGCTCTTGGGGGCTTGACTTCTAAGATCAAGGTTAACAGACTGGAAAGAGTATCGCGAAAGTTGCAGAGACAGCTAGAGCATGAGAAGGAGAAGAATACAGGAGTGACTCAGAGCTTCAAGGGATTAGATATCAATAAGAAAATGGCGAATTTTACTAATAACCTTGATTTGAGAGGCAAAAGAGTGGAAGAGGCTTATACGTTGTTGGAAAGCTTTTTGGATGAAGCCAGTATGCTGGGTATTCCTGAGTTGAGAATCGTGCATGGCAAAGGCGATGGCATTCTTAAGGAGTTTGTCAGGCAGCAGTTGCGCAATTACTCCAAGCGCATCAAGTTTGCCGATGAACATGTAGAGAGAGGCGGAGCAGGAGTGACTGTGGTAACCATGTGA
- a CDS encoding SCO family protein, with the protein MNLRKLFTLLALSSGLGLFSCEDKADKKLPILGRKEIVDKEVGGEIMQDTLYHTIAPFKFVNQDGTEITNDTYRGKIYVSDFFFTTCPTICPIMKSQMLRVYEAYQSDPNVFILSHTIDPEHDTVALLNDYAKRLGVQAPKWNFVTGDKEKIYEIGQQSYMVTAYEDEQADGGYIHSGAFLLIDPEGRVRGKYDGTKPEEVEALIKDIPSLKKEYGMTSDDKSSL; encoded by the coding sequence ATGAATTTAAGAAAGCTATTTACATTGCTGGCACTTTCTTCAGGATTGGGCTTGTTTTCATGTGAAGATAAAGCCGATAAGAAACTTCCAATATTGGGAAGAAAAGAAATAGTCGACAAGGAAGTAGGGGGAGAGATAATGCAAGATACGCTTTATCATACGATTGCTCCATTCAAGTTTGTCAATCAAGACGGAACGGAAATTACAAATGATACATACAGAGGCAAGATCTATGTGTCGGACTTTTTTTTCACGACTTGTCCGACGATTTGTCCGATTATGAAGAGTCAGATGTTGAGAGTTTACGAAGCTTATCAATCAGATCCTAATGTGTTCATATTGTCTCATACGATCGATCCCGAGCATGATACTGTCGCTTTGTTGAATGATTATGCAAAGAGATTGGGCGTTCAAGCTCCAAAATGGAACTTTGTGACTGGAGACAAAGAAAAGATTTATGAAATAGGCCAGCAGAGCTATATGGTAACAGCATATGAAGATGAGCAAGCTGACGGAGGCTATATACATAGTGGAGCTTTCTTGTTGATAGATCCGGAGGGAAGAGTCAGAGGGAAATATGATGGAACCAAACCAGAGGAAGTTGAAGCTTTGATTAAAGATATCCCTTCCTTGAAAAAAGAATATGGAATGACTTCAGATGATAAGAGCTCCCTTTAA
- a CDS encoding EamA family transporter has product MSKIARTTDINHQHQSKKDMKQFLGAFGIALFTAFANALFAFGQKKANTHENPFLFAFYTLLTCCMIFFVLLQFFPKTDVVNYAKINYKWILASAIGYCATFSGFLFLYKSYGTSYYTLYAVLSILTTSILLGIIYFKEEFNIYYLLSSICAIGSIFLFFMAKK; this is encoded by the coding sequence ATGAGTAAAATAGCGCGAACAACTGACATTAATCATCAACATCAATCTAAAAAAGACATGAAGCAATTTCTAGGAGCCTTTGGAATAGCCCTTTTCACAGCATTCGCCAATGCCTTGTTCGCATTCGGACAAAAAAAAGCTAACACGCATGAAAACCCTTTTCTTTTCGCTTTTTACACATTGCTGACATGTTGCATGATATTCTTTGTGCTATTGCAGTTCTTTCCTAAGACAGATGTCGTCAATTATGCTAAAATCAACTATAAATGGATCTTGGCTAGCGCTATTGGCTATTGCGCGACTTTTTCAGGGTTTTTGTTTTTATATAAAAGCTACGGCACTTCATATTACACACTCTATGCTGTGCTTTCCATTCTTACCACATCCATTCTGCTTGGTATTATTTACTTTAAAGAGGAATTCAACATCTATTACCTGCTATCCTCTATATGCGCTATTGGTTCGATTTTCTTATTTTTCATGGCAAAAAAGTAA
- a CDS encoding outer membrane beta-barrel protein: MRIQLLGKFLALSIILFLVVSFRASAQKLGTVSGNLVDEVGTPVSFANVSMLAEADSTLINGAVADFDGNFVFEGVDLANYILRITAVGYNQTFKNISLNAQQNKLSLGKIIVAQSVEQLEAVEVKGQRQAVERKIDRLVFNVESAVLTSGTDGLEVLSKTPGVVVDHEGNIKINGKDGVIVMINDKRSYLTGKELSDMLKSMNADNISNIEVITNPSAKFDAEGNAGVLNIKMKESKEKGYHGSVYAGMSQGRYPAANGGGNVYFRSGSFSGYAQADYRYNERFNSLNLNREFGSGVDTELFEQHSYISSRSSSPSLRLGLDYSIDENNVIGFMFNGFTKSGSETIKNNTQVKDHSGSLISGTYSDSHNDESFKKGSINVNYLHRFDTLGQKMTMDFDFSTFENLDEVLYRSQLLTKESDDEWQLARSYQPYGVSIVSGKVDYEKPLGDYKLELGAKYSHSLVDNEAKFDSLKQGSWEKDIYRTNDFIYEEGVAAGYANFSGQMGKLAFQLGLRSEYTLTNGRSSEENDLVDRKYIEFFPSVFLRHSLNKNHVLSYSYSRRINRPTFRQLNPFIFYLDPFTASQGNPYLTPQFTNSFQVEYLMFQRYSISLSYMHAYDVLNQLLLQDEENRVTIQTFKNLDLMQDLTLSLNFPITIAKWWEMNNNVVVYGNRFQTNDEDATMDDQQITLYAQTNSTFILGKGFRGEFSGMYTSPFLDGGLKIGEFCEFGAGIEKSFFNDQMSLNFKVKDIFRTRDISFESSQDGVVTYGNQRFDSNRYNITLRYKFKKGSKVNMRRRSQGNKEEERRVN; this comes from the coding sequence ATGAGAATTCAATTACTTGGGAAATTTTTAGCGCTTTCAATAATACTTTTTTTGGTTGTCAGTTTTAGAGCATCAGCTCAGAAGTTAGGAACAGTATCAGGGAATTTAGTGGATGAAGTTGGTACGCCAGTGAGTTTCGCTAATGTGTCAATGCTTGCGGAAGCGGATTCGACACTGATCAATGGGGCGGTAGCTGATTTTGACGGAAATTTTGTTTTTGAAGGAGTGGATTTAGCAAACTATATTTTAAGAATCACAGCAGTTGGATATAATCAGACATTTAAGAATATAAGCTTGAATGCTCAACAGAATAAATTGTCTTTAGGAAAAATTATCGTAGCTCAAAGTGTGGAGCAACTTGAGGCTGTGGAAGTAAAAGGACAAAGACAAGCTGTGGAGCGAAAAATTGATAGATTAGTATTCAATGTTGAGAGTGCTGTTCTGACTAGCGGTACAGATGGCCTTGAGGTTCTTTCCAAGACACCGGGGGTGGTTGTGGATCATGAAGGAAATATCAAGATCAATGGAAAAGATGGAGTCATCGTCATGATCAATGACAAAAGAAGTTATCTGACAGGAAAAGAGCTTTCAGATATGTTAAAGTCAATGAATGCAGACAATATTTCAAATATTGAAGTGATTACGAATCCATCGGCGAAGTTTGATGCTGAAGGCAATGCTGGAGTATTGAATATCAAGATGAAAGAATCTAAAGAAAAAGGGTATCACGGAAGCGTGTATGCGGGAATGAGTCAAGGTAGGTATCCGGCGGCAAATGGCGGAGGTAACGTTTATTTTAGATCAGGGAGTTTCAGCGGTTATGCGCAGGCTGATTACAGATATAATGAGAGGTTTAATTCTTTGAATTTGAATAGAGAGTTTGGCTCAGGTGTGGATACAGAACTTTTTGAGCAGCATTCTTATATTTCATCAAGAAGCAGTTCTCCTTCTCTAAGGCTTGGGTTGGATTATTCAATAGATGAAAATAATGTGATAGGATTCATGTTCAATGGATTTACAAAATCGGGTAGTGAAACAATCAAAAATAATACACAGGTAAAAGATCATTCAGGAAGTTTGATTTCGGGAACTTATTCGGATTCGCATAATGACGAGTCATTTAAAAAGGGTTCCATAAATGTGAATTATTTGCATCGATTTGATACTTTGGGTCAGAAAATGACTATGGATTTCGACTTCAGTACATTTGAAAATCTTGACGAGGTGTTGTATAGAAGTCAACTGTTGACAAAGGAATCAGATGATGAGTGGCAGTTGGCTAGAAGCTATCAGCCGTATGGAGTGAGTATTGTCTCTGGTAAAGTGGATTATGAAAAGCCTTTGGGTGATTATAAACTGGAGCTAGGAGCTAAGTATAGCCATTCATTGGTTGATAATGAAGCTAAGTTTGATTCTTTGAAACAAGGTTCATGGGAGAAAGACATATATAGAACCAATGACTTTATATATGAAGAAGGAGTTGCCGCAGGATATGCGAACTTTTCAGGTCAGATGGGCAAGTTGGCATTTCAGCTAGGCTTAAGATCTGAATATACATTGACTAATGGTAGATCAAGTGAAGAAAATGACCTAGTGGATAGAAAGTACATTGAATTTTTCCCTAGTGTATTTTTGAGACATAGCTTGAATAAGAATCATGTATTGAGTTATTCATATAGCCGAAGAATAAACAGGCCTACATTTAGACAATTGAATCCTTTTATCTTCTATCTTGACCCATTTACAGCTTCTCAAGGAAATCCTTATTTGACGCCTCAGTTTACGAATAGCTTTCAAGTGGAATACTTGATGTTTCAGCGATATTCAATTTCATTGTCCTATATGCATGCTTATGATGTGTTGAATCAGTTGTTGTTGCAAGACGAAGAGAATAGGGTTACGATTCAGACATTTAAAAATTTGGATTTGATGCAAGACCTGACCTTGAGCTTGAACTTTCCAATCACAATAGCAAAATGGTGGGAGATGAATAATAATGTGGTTGTCTATGGAAATAGGTTTCAAACGAATGATGAAGACGCTACAATGGATGATCAGCAAATAACTCTTTACGCTCAGACGAACAGTACTTTTATTTTAGGCAAAGGGTTTAGAGGAGAGTTTTCAGGAATGTATACGAGCCCATTTTTGGATGGCGGATTGAAAATTGGAGAATTTTGTGAATTTGGCGCAGGTATCGAAAAGTCTTTTTTCAATGATCAAATGAGCTTGAATTTTAAAGTAAAGGATATTTTCAGAACAAGAGATATCTCATTTGAATCTAGTCAAGACGGGGTTGTTACTTATGGAAATCAACGATTTGACTCCAACAGATATAATATTACTCTTAGATATAAATTCAAAAAGGGAAGCAAAGTGAACATGAGAAGAAGAAGTCAGGGGAATAAAGAAGAAGAGCGCAGAGTGAATTGA
- a CDS encoding TonB-dependent receptor plug domain-containing protein, with translation MKLYFLTILACVVSWSAYAQDADDEYKTYNLEEVVLERRFVDSFTTNYNKHKVDSVRKSANAFEPLGRFLQKNTPVYIKESGYGQLATISVRGTKPEHVAITWEGINLNSLTLGHANANNIPFYLFEDAEVTLGAMSSVAGSDAISGVISLSSDVDKPWQSYTTGDVTQTLGFYEGQGKLDHSFTGFKLKKGGKRIKSYTAMYFNDIKNEYEFENIAKYEAPSEVLENAQVRNFGLLQSFDYKLSDKTMLGLKGLWNHAWHEIQPVMGNNGNADTYEQMLNEYKVLLLRGKHKSEWGSVNASIAYIDDFQDYNKGSIIRTKRFQSDLEYFHSLTEKLDVRFGGNFAHIKPEVHAYEDGLNENRGNVFASLKYLPVRRLDLTFNARQNFTTGVNAPFTPSLSVSYDVFLREFHKVRLTSSVSKGYRVPTFNDRYWGTQGNPNLLPEESVNFEAGIAYNHKVEDRSFDFSTNFFQSSITNMIAWMESQNENGNIDWYPENIGEVSNVGVEIMAKFSKSLGLLKVEATAAYTFNETLDMQQFGNGGSDNPNYKKQLPYTPQHKQNAFLQLYWGEKISFGLEQVYVGERSERDADRMLESYNLVNASFSYTFNLGANFLIAQMRVDNLTDKFYQDQKYYAMPGRKLLLNIIYKY, from the coding sequence ATGAAATTATATTTCTTGACAATCTTAGCCTGTGTTGTAAGCTGGAGTGCTTATGCGCAAGACGCTGATGATGAATATAAAACGTACAATCTGGAAGAGGTGGTTCTGGAAAGGCGTTTTGTGGATAGTTTTACTACAAATTACAATAAGCATAAAGTTGATTCTGTTAGAAAGTCGGCAAATGCTTTTGAGCCTTTAGGGCGATTTCTGCAGAAGAATACTCCTGTTTATATTAAAGAAAGTGGTTATGGTCAACTAGCTACTATATCAGTGAGAGGTACTAAGCCTGAGCATGTTGCAATCACTTGGGAAGGTATTAACCTGAACTCTTTGACATTAGGTCATGCTAACGCTAATAATATACCATTTTACCTTTTTGAGGATGCTGAAGTGACTTTGGGCGCTATGAGCTCTGTAGCTGGAAGTGATGCGATTAGTGGCGTGATTTCGCTAAGCTCGGATGTTGATAAGCCTTGGCAGTCATATACTACTGGTGATGTTACTCAGACTTTAGGGTTTTACGAAGGGCAAGGGAAACTTGATCATTCTTTCACAGGCTTCAAGCTTAAAAAAGGAGGTAAAAGGATTAAGAGTTATACAGCTATGTATTTCAATGATATCAAAAATGAGTATGAGTTTGAAAATATAGCAAAATATGAAGCGCCTTCGGAGGTTTTGGAAAATGCTCAGGTAAGAAATTTTGGCTTGCTGCAAAGCTTTGATTATAAGCTAAGCGATAAAACTATGCTTGGGCTTAAAGGCCTTTGGAATCATGCTTGGCATGAAATTCAGCCTGTAATGGGGAATAATGGCAATGCTGATACTTATGAGCAGATGCTTAATGAGTATAAAGTGCTATTGTTGAGGGGGAAGCATAAAAGTGAATGGGGAAGTGTAAACGCTTCAATTGCTTATATTGATGATTTTCAGGATTATAATAAAGGCAGTATAATCAGGACGAAACGATTTCAGTCAGATTTAGAGTATTTTCATTCACTGACGGAAAAGCTGGATGTTAGGTTCGGAGGAAATTTCGCTCATATCAAACCGGAAGTTCATGCGTATGAGGATGGTTTGAATGAAAATAGAGGTAATGTTTTCGCTTCATTGAAATACTTGCCAGTGCGTAGGCTGGACCTTACGTTCAATGCGAGGCAGAATTTTACAACGGGAGTTAACGCGCCTTTTACGCCTTCTCTAAGTGTTTCCTATGATGTTTTTCTTAGAGAGTTTCATAAAGTTAGGCTGACTTCTTCAGTATCGAAAGGCTATAGGGTGCCTACCTTCAATGATAGATATTGGGGGACGCAAGGAAATCCTAATTTATTGCCAGAGGAGTCTGTGAACTTTGAAGCTGGAATCGCTTACAACCATAAAGTTGAAGATCGTTCTTTTGATTTTTCCACTAATTTTTTTCAAAGCTCTATCACCAATATGATAGCTTGGATGGAAAGCCAAAATGAAAATGGGAATATTGATTGGTATCCTGAAAATATAGGTGAAGTGTCTAATGTAGGTGTTGAGATTATGGCTAAATTTTCGAAAAGCTTAGGTTTGTTGAAAGTTGAAGCAACCGCTGCATATACATTTAATGAAACATTGGATATGCAACAATTTGGTAATGGAGGAAGTGATAATCCCAATTACAAGAAGCAATTGCCATATACCCCGCAACATAAGCAAAATGCTTTTTTGCAACTGTACTGGGGTGAAAAAATATCATTTGGATTAGAGCAGGTCTATGTTGGAGAAAGGTCGGAACGAGATGCTGATAGAATGTTGGAAAGCTACAACCTTGTGAATGCAAGCTTTTCTTACACTTTTAACTTAGGTGCGAATTTTTTAATCGCTCAAATGCGCGTGGATAATCTTACTGATAAGTTCTATCAGGATCAAAAGTACTACGCTATGCCCGGAAGGAAATTACTTTTAAATATTATTTATAAATATTAA
- a CDS encoding YncE family protein: protein MQLNLSAKLSALLLLVLPFITSCNDEVSVEAPEYDLDGVIIANAGNYGSGNGSLDLYNESTGVLSRGVFESANGRQLAAGIESVGLKDSIGLIQCNAADKVEFFHAETFKTLAAPIAEGIVKPRYVAFNGDFAYVTCWGKNTPEWTLPDSYVAKISLNDFKVVKELKTGEGAEGIAVSDGKIFVANSYETSVSVFDVLTDQLIEKIEVKGKPQHFVKDREGGLWLSLSEIEKGIVSINTSSLEVSDVYEQGQIGSDGAMAYSIEQHKIYLLGASPWYQDDSGEWVNDNEGWIFEFDLNSKQFADQPIVAGPTFYGLGFDDENQKLYLSDPKGFVGNGQALIYDVFGEKEKSLDVGMNPFHFVFR, encoded by the coding sequence ATGCAGTTGAACTTATCTGCAAAGCTATCAGCTTTGCTATTGTTGGTATTGCCTTTTATTACTTCATGTAATGATGAGGTAAGTGTAGAGGCTCCTGAATACGATTTGGATGGTGTGATTATCGCGAATGCTGGTAATTACGGTAGTGGCAATGGGTCATTGGATTTATACAATGAATCTACTGGAGTTTTGTCTAGAGGTGTCTTTGAAAGTGCGAATGGTAGACAGTTGGCTGCTGGGATAGAATCTGTAGGTCTTAAGGATTCCATAGGATTGATTCAGTGCAATGCTGCTGATAAAGTGGAGTTTTTTCACGCTGAAACATTTAAGACATTAGCAGCGCCAATTGCGGAAGGTATTGTTAAGCCTCGCTATGTGGCATTTAATGGGGATTTTGCTTATGTTACTTGTTGGGGGAAAAACACTCCCGAATGGACTTTGCCGGATTCCTATGTAGCTAAGATTAGCTTGAATGATTTCAAGGTCGTAAAAGAACTTAAAACAGGAGAAGGTGCTGAAGGTATTGCTGTGAGCGACGGAAAAATTTTTGTGGCGAACTCGTATGAAACGTCAGTTAGTGTTTTTGACGTATTGACTGATCAATTGATTGAAAAAATTGAAGTGAAAGGAAAGCCTCAGCACTTTGTTAAGGATAGAGAAGGAGGTTTGTGGTTGTCATTGTCTGAGATTGAAAAAGGTATTGTGAGTATTAATACTTCTTCACTAGAAGTTTCTGATGTTTACGAACAAGGGCAGATAGGTTCTGATGGAGCTATGGCTTATAGTATAGAGCAACATAAAATATATTTGCTAGGAGCGAGTCCTTGGTATCAAGATGATTCTGGTGAGTGGGTGAATGATAATGAAGGATGGATATTTGAGTTTGACTTGAATAGTAAACAATTTGCCGACCAGCCGATTGTTGCTGGTCCTACATTTTACGGATTAGGTTTTGATGATGAAAACCAAAAGCTGTACTTGTCTGATCCGAAAGGGTTTGTAGGTAATGGTCAAGCTTTGATTTATGATGTTTTTGGTGAAAAAGAAAAGTCATTGGATGTTGGAATGAACCCTTTCCATTTTGTCTTTAGATAA